From a single Paenibacillus sp. FSL R5-0345 genomic region:
- a CDS encoding heavy metal translocating P-type ATPase, with protein sequence MSDQQTKLSEQEMKTYRVQGFTCTNCAAIFENNVKELPGVHDAKVNFGASKVYVKGTTTIAELEKAGAFENLKIRDEKEQRVEREPFWKQKENIKVYISAILLLISWLLGEQYGEDHLLPTIGYAASILIGGYSLFIKGLKNISRLKFDMNTLMTIAILGAAVIGEWGEGATVVILFAISEALERYSMDKARQSIESLMDIAPKEAIIRRGNEEMMIHVDDIQVGDIMIIKPGQKLAMDGVVIKGTSTLNQAAITGESVPVTKTIDDEVFAGTLNEEGLLEVRVAKRVEDTTLSKIIHLVEEAQAERAPSQAFVDKFAKYYTPAIVILALLIAVAPPLLFGGDWSEWIYQGLAVLVVGCPCALVVSTPVAVVTAIGNAARNGVLIKGGIYLEEAGALKAIAFDKTGTLTKGIPAVTDIVTYSGNENELMTVTAAIEKGSQHPLASAIMRKAEEIGLNFNSLSVEEFQSITGKGVKAKVNNEMYYVGSPNLFEELHQTIETSIKEKIIHMQTEGKTVMVLGTKIKILSLIAVADEMRESSKEVISKLNYMGIETVMLTGDNQRTAAAIGKQVGVSDIKADLLPEDKLNFIKELRAKHHSVAMVGDGVNDAPALAASNVGVAMGGAGTDTALETADIALMSDDLSKLPYTIRLSRKALVIIKQNITFSLAIKIVALLLVMPGWLTLWIAIFADMGATLLVTLNSLRLLKVKE encoded by the coding sequence ATGTCTGATCAACAAACGAAATTATCCGAACAAGAAATGAAAACCTATAGGGTTCAAGGGTTTACCTGTACAAACTGTGCAGCTATCTTTGAAAATAATGTTAAAGAACTACCAGGTGTACATGATGCAAAAGTGAATTTTGGAGCATCTAAAGTTTATGTTAAAGGTACGACAACAATTGCAGAATTAGAAAAAGCTGGAGCATTTGAAAATCTAAAGATTCGCGATGAAAAAGAACAAAGAGTAGAACGTGAACCATTTTGGAAGCAAAAAGAAAACATTAAGGTGTATATTTCAGCGATATTGCTTCTTATTAGTTGGCTTTTAGGAGAGCAATATGGGGAAGATCATCTTCTTCCGACGATTGGTTATGCAGCGTCCATTTTAATTGGCGGATATTCACTATTTATTAAAGGTCTAAAAAACATAAGCAGATTAAAATTCGATATGAATACGTTAATGACCATTGCTATTTTAGGAGCCGCGGTAATTGGTGAATGGGGTGAAGGAGCAACAGTTGTTATTCTTTTCGCTATCAGTGAAGCATTAGAGCGTTATTCAATGGATAAGGCTCGTCAATCTATTGAATCATTGATGGATATTGCACCAAAAGAAGCGATAATTCGTCGTGGAAATGAAGAAATGATGATCCACGTTGATGATATTCAAGTTGGAGATATTATGATCATAAAGCCTGGTCAAAAATTGGCTATGGATGGAGTTGTCATTAAAGGTACTTCTACGTTAAATCAGGCTGCGATTACGGGTGAAAGTGTTCCAGTAACAAAAACAATTGATGATGAAGTGTTTGCTGGAACATTGAATGAAGAAGGGTTGCTTGAAGTTAGAGTAGCAAAACGAGTTGAAGATACTACACTTTCAAAAATTATTCATCTTGTTGAAGAAGCTCAAGCAGAACGAGCACCTTCTCAGGCGTTCGTGGATAAATTTGCGAAATACTATACACCAGCTATTGTTATCTTGGCTCTGTTAATCGCTGTTGCTCCTCCATTACTATTTGGCGGTGATTGGAGTGAATGGATTTATCAAGGTTTAGCTGTATTAGTGGTTGGTTGTCCGTGTGCATTAGTTGTTTCAACTCCGGTTGCCGTCGTCACTGCAATAGGAAATGCTGCAAGAAATGGTGTTTTGATCAAAGGTGGAATCTATTTAGAAGAAGCAGGAGCCCTTAAAGCGATTGCTTTTGATAAAACAGGGACATTAACAAAAGGTATTCCTGCAGTAACAGACATCGTGACGTATAGTGGAAACGAAAATGAATTAATGACGGTAACTGCAGCTATAGAAAAAGGATCGCAACATCCACTTGCTTCAGCCATTATGAGAAAAGCAGAAGAAATCGGATTGAACTTTAATAGCCTGTCAGTTGAAGAGTTCCAATCTATAACAGGTAAAGGCGTAAAAGCAAAAGTAAATAATGAAATGTATTATGTTGGAAGTCCAAATCTTTTTGAAGAATTGCATCAAACGATTGAAACTTCCATTAAAGAAAAAATTATTCATATGCAAACAGAAGGAAAAACTGTAATGGTGTTAGGGACGAAAATAAAGATCCTGTCGTTAATTGCCGTAGCAGATGAAATGAGAGAATCGTCCAAAGAAGTCATCAGTAAATTAAATTATATGGGAATTGAGACAGTGATGCTGACCGGTGATAACCAAAGAACCGCAGCAGCAATTGGAAAACAAGTCGGTGTTTCAGATATTAAAGCTGATTTACTTCCCGAAGATAAGTTGAATTTTATTAAAGAACTTCGAGCAAAGCATCATAGTGTAGCAATGGTCGGGGATGGCGTGAATGATGCACCGGCACTTGCAGCTTCTAATGTTGGTGTAGCGATGGGTGGTGCCGGGACTGATACAGCCTTAGAAACGGCTGACATTGCGTTAATGTCTGATGATTTAAGTAAATTGCCATATACCATTAGATTAAGCCGCAAAGCTCTTGTCATCATCAAACAAAATATTACCTTCTCTTTAGCAATTAAAATAGTGGCATTACTGTTAGTTATGCCTGGTTGGTTAACGCTATGGATAGCGATATTTGCCGATATGGGGGCAACATTGCTTGTGACATTAAACAGTTTAAGGTTATTGAAAGTTAAAGAATAA
- a CDS encoding class I SAM-dependent methyltransferase: protein MKRKGIHQPTIEDAIEISGIETLHPGGFALTKRTAEIAELKQGMRVLDVSSGRGTQAIFYAENYGVQVTGVDISLKMIESASNSARLAGMTGRVSFRQGDSQALPFGDDTFDAVINECAVGIPDDSEQVLNEMVRVVKPGGTVVIHESIWKKKMTENEKEDLAERYGTTPLEFEQWNEMLRKSGVVNIIAEYEEWSQPEKFWKVRKDRDVKHHSKLLTLPERLITLKRIVQKHGIKGVFKVMENEKIFFKAVLDGKIGYSLYKGVKGS, encoded by the coding sequence ATGAAAAGAAAAGGAATACATCAACCAACCATTGAGGATGCCATTGAAATTAGTGGAATTGAAACACTGCATCCTGGAGGCTTTGCTTTAACTAAACGCACTGCAGAGATTGCAGAGCTTAAACAGGGCATGCGGGTTTTGGATGTATCCAGTGGAAGAGGAACTCAAGCAATATTTTATGCAGAGAACTATGGGGTTCAGGTGACTGGAGTAGACATCTCCCTAAAAATGATCGAGTCCGCGTCGAACTCTGCTAGATTGGCCGGTATGACGGGCCGTGTCTCCTTCCGTCAAGGAGATTCCCAGGCGTTACCCTTTGGTGATGATACCTTTGATGCAGTGATTAACGAATGTGCGGTTGGAATCCCGGATGATTCAGAACAGGTTCTGAATGAAATGGTGCGTGTTGTGAAACCTGGTGGTACCGTAGTGATCCATGAATCCATCTGGAAAAAGAAAATGACGGAAAATGAGAAGGAAGACCTGGCTGAAAGGTACGGAACGACTCCTTTGGAATTTGAGCAATGGAATGAAATGCTGAGAAAATCGGGTGTCGTTAACATTATTGCGGAGTATGAAGAATGGTCACAACCGGAAAAATTCTGGAAGGTTCGAAAAGATCGAGATGTTAAGCATCATTCGAAGCTGCTTACTTTACCCGAAAGACTGATAACCTTAAAACGGATTGTGCAGAAGCATGGAATTAAAGGTGTATTTAAGGTCATGGAGAACGAGAAGATTTTTTTCAAAGCTGTGCTTGATGGCAAGATAGGATATAGCCTGTATAAAGGGGTAAAAGGTTCGTAA
- a CDS encoding MarR family winged helix-turn-helix transcriptional regulator yields MRAFDKNIGALEKTQLMCCGATIGQCHAVMEIGLAGEISLIDLANVLNLDKSTMSRTVNNLVADHWVERIIDPNNRRYVKLMLSNKGQVLNEQISAVLNAYFGKIMNDIPENKREQVTESLELLIYALNKNNCC; encoded by the coding sequence ATGAGAGCTTTCGATAAAAACATTGGTGCTCTAGAAAAAACACAACTCATGTGTTGCGGGGCAACGATCGGACAGTGCCACGCTGTTATGGAAATTGGGCTTGCAGGTGAAATCTCACTCATAGATCTGGCTAATGTACTTAATCTGGATAAAAGCACCATGAGCAGAACGGTAAATAACTTAGTAGCAGATCATTGGGTTGAAAGAATCATTGATCCAAACAATAGGCGTTATGTGAAGCTGATGCTTTCAAACAAGGGACAGGTATTGAATGAGCAAATTAGTGCTGTTCTTAATGCATACTTTGGAAAGATTATGAATGATATACCGGAGAACAAACGGGAGCAGGTTACAGAGAGCCTAGAACTGTTGATCTATGCGTTAAATAAGAATAACTGCTGTTAA
- a CDS encoding FAD-dependent oxidoreductase has product MSKVVDTIVIGGGQAGLASGYHLQKAGLDFMILEAGDQPAGAWPQYYDSLKLFSPARYSSLPGFAFPKESNEYPLRDEVISYLRAYAEKFKLPLMLNSKVERVEAVNGGFDIITFNGKRYRSKSIISASGSFHRPYIPNLPGTESFQGNLLHSSEYKRPEPFREQRVIVVGRGNSGVQIAVELADYATVSLAVQHPVKFTRQRFLGLDLHFWLKMTGVDTFPFYRIGKEPPSPISVFDLGGYRKKIHNGNPNQKQMFSGFYPEGVIWANGDREPADSVIFATGYRPNIPFLHQTGALAMDGRPQHVAGVSTEVPGLYYVGLANQRSFASATIRGVGADAKYVVQHITRFLRKR; this is encoded by the coding sequence ATGTCCAAAGTTGTAGATACCATTGTCATTGGTGGTGGGCAGGCGGGTCTCGCATCCGGTTATCATTTGCAAAAGGCTGGACTGGATTTCATGATCTTGGAAGCCGGTGATCAGCCGGCGGGGGCTTGGCCACAATATTATGATAGCCTTAAGTTGTTTTCTCCTGCCCGATATTCGTCATTACCAGGTTTTGCATTCCCCAAAGAATCAAACGAGTACCCGTTACGTGATGAGGTCATCTCCTATCTACGTGCATACGCTGAGAAGTTCAAACTCCCATTAATGTTAAATAGCAAAGTGGAACGAGTCGAAGCTGTCAATGGCGGCTTTGATATCATAACTTTTAATGGCAAGAGATATCGAAGCAAATCGATTATTAGCGCATCGGGTTCTTTTCATCGTCCATATATTCCTAATCTTCCTGGAACTGAATCTTTTCAAGGAAACCTTCTTCATTCTTCCGAATATAAACGACCTGAACCGTTTCGTGAGCAGCGTGTTATCGTTGTGGGACGGGGAAACTCGGGCGTTCAAATCGCAGTAGAACTGGCCGATTATGCCACCGTATCTTTAGCTGTTCAACATCCAGTCAAATTTACTCGTCAACGATTTCTAGGACTTGATCTTCATTTCTGGTTGAAGATGACTGGAGTTGACACATTTCCTTTCTATCGAATCGGTAAGGAACCTCCAAGTCCCATTTCAGTATTCGACCTTGGTGGATACCGTAAGAAAATACACAATGGCAATCCGAATCAAAAACAAATGTTCTCTGGTTTTTATCCTGAAGGTGTCATCTGGGCGAATGGAGATAGGGAACCCGCAGACAGTGTGATATTTGCCACGGGCTATCGCCCTAATATTCCTTTTCTTCATCAGACTGGTGCGCTTGCTATGGATGGCAGACCACAGCATGTTGCCGGTGTGAGCACAGAAGTTCCGGGGTTGTATTATGTAGGGTTAGCGAATCAGCGGTCATTTGCGTCAGCTACGATACGAGGTGTAGGAGCAGATGCTAAATATGTTGTACAACATATTACACGGTTCCTTCGAAAACGATAA
- a CDS encoding arsenic metallochaperone ArsD family protein, producing MKKIDVFDSGGCCSTNVTDPKAKMNSIRFSAAANNLFVKGYDINRYSLLSHTEVFNSNEQVKTLMDADMNNLPITIVNGEVVKTKDFPSNEELAEWLNISVEEILKKQTVNIQIKGK from the coding sequence ATGAAAAAAATTGATGTGTTTGATTCAGGGGGATGTTGTTCAACCAACGTTACAGATCCTAAAGCTAAAATGAATTCCATTCGTTTCTCAGCAGCTGCTAATAATTTATTTGTAAAAGGATATGACATTAACAGATATAGTTTATTAAGCCATACCGAAGTATTTAATTCTAATGAACAAGTAAAGACGCTAATGGATGCTGATATGAACAATTTACCTATCACAATAGTTAATGGGGAAGTCGTAAAAACTAAAGATTTTCCATCTAATGAAGAGCTTGCAGAATGGCTCAATATTTCCGTCGAAGAGATATTAAAAAAACAAACGGTCAATATTCAAATCAAAGGAAAATAA
- the arsA gene encoding arsenical pump-driving ATPase, with translation MIPLFDVNKIDITPYLFFTGKGGVGKTSTACATAISLADQGKKVLLVSTDPASNLQDVFNTKLDMHYKEIPEVQNLYVANLDPDQAAQEYRESVVGPYRGKLPDVAIQQMEEQLSGSCTVEIASFNEFSTLLTDKKIQAEFDHIVFDTAPTGHTLRLLQLPNAWNEFLEDSTEGTTSMGLLAGLNERKDVYEQTVKVLSDPMQTSLVLVTRADTAPLQEAARASKELADTGIRNQMLIINGLLNHPMLSDATAAAFASRQEEALNRIPEVLKKLATWAVPLVPFNITGVENVRKLFDEMQVIPDQISELTDVNYPHLTTILDDIIERNQRVVFTMGKGGVGKTTVASAIAVGLAERGKKVHLTTTDPAAHLDYVMHEDIKTLISMSKIDQKEEVEKYREEVLNRARETMDEQGVAYAEEELNSPCTEEIAIFRAFANIVERADNEIVVIDTAPSGHTLLLLDATESYHKEIANSSGEVPVSVQNLLPRLRNDQETSIVIVTLAETTPVYEAERLSVDLQRAGITPKWWVVNQSMIMTHTQDPILHTRALGEQPWIQRVKVTSNGNFVVIPLHNQEIIGYKALKQLTTN, from the coding sequence ATGATTCCATTATTTGATGTTAATAAAATTGATATTACACCTTATTTATTTTTCACTGGTAAAGGTGGAGTTGGTAAAACTTCAACAGCATGTGCAACTGCTATATCTTTAGCAGATCAAGGTAAGAAAGTTCTATTGGTAAGCACAGATCCCGCGTCCAATTTACAAGATGTATTTAATACGAAATTAGATATGCATTACAAGGAAATACCGGAGGTACAGAATCTTTATGTTGCAAATTTGGATCCTGATCAAGCGGCTCAAGAATATAGAGAAAGCGTAGTTGGTCCCTATCGTGGGAAGCTCCCTGATGTGGCCATTCAACAAATGGAGGAACAACTTTCTGGATCATGTACAGTAGAAATCGCATCGTTTAATGAGTTTTCTACACTGTTAACGGATAAGAAAATCCAGGCTGAATTCGATCATATCGTATTTGATACAGCACCAACTGGACATACTTTAAGATTGCTTCAACTACCCAATGCATGGAATGAGTTCTTAGAGGATAGTACAGAAGGAACCACAAGTATGGGATTACTTGCTGGGTTAAACGAACGGAAAGACGTATACGAACAAACGGTGAAGGTATTATCTGATCCTATGCAAACGTCGTTAGTGCTCGTCACTAGAGCAGATACTGCGCCACTACAAGAAGCAGCACGTGCTTCAAAAGAGTTAGCTGACACGGGGATTCGTAACCAAATGCTTATCATTAACGGGTTATTGAATCATCCTATGTTATCCGATGCTACGGCAGCCGCTTTCGCTTCACGTCAAGAAGAAGCTCTAAATCGCATTCCTGAAGTATTAAAGAAACTTGCTACATGGGCTGTCCCATTGGTGCCATTTAATATTACAGGTGTAGAAAATGTGCGCAAACTTTTCGACGAAATGCAAGTCATCCCAGATCAAATCTCAGAACTAACGGATGTGAATTATCCTCATCTGACTACAATTCTTGATGATATTATTGAGCGTAATCAAAGAGTAGTTTTCACGATGGGTAAAGGGGGCGTTGGCAAGACAACTGTGGCGAGTGCAATAGCTGTTGGATTAGCAGAACGCGGCAAAAAAGTTCATCTAACAACAACGGATCCAGCTGCTCATCTTGATTACGTCATGCATGAAGATATTAAGACACTCATTTCGATGAGTAAAATTGATCAAAAAGAAGAAGTTGAAAAATATAGGGAGGAAGTCTTAAATAGGGCACGTGAAACTATGGATGAACAAGGTGTTGCTTACGCAGAAGAAGAGCTAAATTCTCCGTGTACCGAAGAAATTGCTATATTTCGTGCTTTTGCTAATATTGTTGAGCGTGCGGACAATGAAATTGTCGTGATAGACACAGCTCCTTCAGGACATACACTACTGTTACTCGATGCTACGGAATCTTATCACAAAGAAATTGCAAATTCTTCAGGTGAAGTCCCTGTATCTGTTCAAAACTTATTACCTCGATTACGGAATGACCAAGAAACAAGTATTGTTATTGTAACTCTTGCAGAGACAACACCGGTCTATGAGGCAGAACGACTGTCTGTGGATCTACAGCGTGCTGGAATTACACCAAAGTGGTGGGTTGTGAACCAGAGTATGATCATGACTCATACCCAAGATCCAATTCTTCACACAAGAGCATTGGGAGAACAACCATGGATTCAGCGCGTAAAAGTCACATCCAATGGAAATTTCGTTGTTATTCCATTGCATAATCAAGAGATTATTGGTTATAAAGCGCTCAAACAACTAACAACAAACTAA
- a CDS encoding MarR family winged helix-turn-helix transcriptional regulator, producing MENLRDMFQIMTRRFGVLNKVCCTAGGIDISPIQSHILYEIDKQHNPNIQQVADTLGTDITTFSRQIQSLVKMKLVQKTPDPSDRRIYVLSLTVEGKFIAETIDQQMNSYLTEVFSHMNEFERQTVIRSIQLLNESMAKSKVCCSP from the coding sequence TTGGAAAATTTGCGGGATATGTTTCAGATTATGACTCGGCGATTTGGAGTACTGAATAAAGTATGCTGTACGGCTGGTGGAATTGATATCTCTCCCATACAGAGCCACATCCTATATGAAATAGATAAACAGCATAATCCTAACATCCAACAAGTAGCCGATACACTTGGAACAGATATTACAACATTTAGCCGTCAGATCCAAAGTTTAGTTAAAATGAAACTTGTACAAAAGACACCAGATCCTAGTGATCGTCGTATCTATGTCCTTTCCCTAACCGTTGAAGGAAAGTTTATTGCTGAAACGATTGATCAACAAATGAATTCATATTTAACGGAAGTATTTTCGCATATGAATGAGTTTGAGCGCCAAACTGTGATTCGGTCTATTCAGTTACTTAATGAATCTATGGCCAAGTCAAAAGTGTGTTGTTCACCATAA
- a CDS encoding GNAT family N-acetyltransferase, which produces MINVFDECPTFNKMQITIRQTNAGDVEELLECYSDEKAVPLFNSDNCKGDNFHYKTIERMKQTIDFWDFSYRHKYFVRWTIILNDTHEKIGTIEMFHRNTEDEFNHYGVLRIDLKSKHEVQSIINEVLDITNEHFYDLFDVNAILTKAIPIASERIGSLLQKGYQPLNKKLMVYDDYFVKYRS; this is translated from the coding sequence ATGATCAATGTCTTTGATGAATGTCCGACTTTTAATAAAATGCAGATTACAATAAGGCAAACAAATGCAGGAGATGTAGAAGAATTACTTGAGTGCTACTCTGACGAAAAAGCAGTTCCATTGTTTAATTCTGATAATTGCAAAGGGGATAATTTTCACTACAAAACGATCGAAAGGATGAAACAGACTATAGATTTTTGGGATTTCTCCTATAGACACAAGTATTTTGTTAGATGGACCATTATTTTAAATGATACTCATGAAAAGATAGGAACTATCGAAATGTTTCATAGAAACACTGAAGATGAATTTAACCATTACGGCGTTTTGAGAATAGATCTAAAGAGTAAGCACGAAGTTCAATCAATAATTAATGAGGTATTGGATATCACTAATGAGCATTTTTACGATTTATTTGATGTTAATGCCATTCTTACAAAAGCGATACCGATTGCATCAGAAAGAATTGGATCGTTGCTACAAAAAGGGTACCAACCACTAAATAAGAAACTTATGGTTTATGATGATTATTTCGTGAAATATAGATCGTAA
- a CDS encoding DNA glycosylase AlkZ-like family protein, with the protein MNLIIGDDFIERTCISKEQMRKFLVYYQGLNTPKPFKGHAGIKDFVKRVGCLQYDPLNVVGRNIDLILQSRLDNYEPYMLDKLMYQDREIIDGWDKMMSIYCIEDWAYFLRIRNKRKTEIEGILERRNSSDAISYVDTVRKYISNNGACLPSKIDLGGTKSGKWGHVKYSSAVMDYMFNMGMLGVKMKINVQRVYDLIENILPKEIMEMNDPFDSDRSFYKWYFKRRIGSIGLYWNRNGGGWLGHVVSDKRLRSEILRDLCAERELIRVEVEGVPENFYIRTEDSHMLADMEQNFEKKVTFLAPLDNLLWDRKLVKDIFNFEYSWEVYIPASKRKFGYYVLPVLYGDQIIARFEPEVHRGDKPLIIKNWWWEDKIVVTDEVIHEIMECFTRFCGFLKSSGLSDSSYDAIFGK; encoded by the coding sequence ATGAATCTGATAATTGGAGATGATTTTATAGAGAGAACCTGTATATCAAAGGAACAGATGAGAAAATTTTTAGTATATTATCAAGGGTTAAACACCCCGAAACCATTTAAAGGACATGCTGGTATTAAAGATTTTGTTAAAAGGGTCGGGTGTTTACAATATGATCCATTAAATGTAGTTGGGCGGAACATTGATCTTATACTACAATCAAGATTAGACAATTACGAACCCTATATGTTAGATAAATTGATGTACCAAGATAGGGAAATAATAGATGGATGGGATAAAATGATGTCCATCTATTGTATAGAAGATTGGGCATACTTTCTGAGAATAAGAAACAAACGTAAAACAGAGATAGAAGGAATTCTCGAAAGGCGAAATTCAAGTGATGCAATTAGCTATGTAGATACAGTTAGAAAATACATATCTAATAATGGTGCATGTTTACCTTCCAAGATAGACTTAGGAGGAACAAAAAGCGGAAAATGGGGACATGTAAAATATTCAAGTGCTGTAATGGATTATATGTTTAATATGGGGATGTTAGGAGTCAAAATGAAGATAAATGTTCAACGGGTTTATGACCTTATTGAAAATATACTTCCAAAAGAGATTATGGAAATGAACGATCCTTTTGATAGTGATAGAAGCTTTTATAAATGGTATTTCAAACGAAGGATAGGTAGTATAGGTTTATACTGGAATAGAAATGGTGGCGGTTGGCTAGGACATGTTGTTTCAGATAAGAGATTAAGAAGTGAAATACTACGGGATTTATGTGCTGAAAGAGAGTTAATAAGGGTTGAGGTAGAAGGAGTTCCTGAGAACTTTTATATAAGGACAGAGGATTCACATATGTTGGCGGATATGGAACAGAATTTCGAAAAAAAGGTTACCTTCTTAGCCCCGCTCGATAATCTCCTTTGGGACAGGAAATTAGTTAAAGATATATTTAATTTTGAGTATAGCTGGGAAGTATATATACCTGCTTCTAAACGAAAGTTCGGATATTACGTGTTGCCCGTGTTATATGGAGATCAAATAATAGCAAGATTTGAGCCAGAAGTACATAGGGGAGATAAACCACTGATCATAAAGAATTGGTGGTGGGAGGATAAGATCGTTGTAACTGATGAAGTTATACATGAAATTATGGAATGTTTTACAAGGTTTTGTGGATTCTTAAAATCAAGTGGCTTATCAGATAGTTCTTACGACGCTATTTTTGGAAAATAA
- a CDS encoding DUF3795 domain-containing protein gives MNKSNDCCQSDEELCNGCRTKVGGCDIKTCCVDKNINGCWECESFLCGKSIHHNIRVRAFLRCAKEDGLKALAEFLWNNANSGIRYHGYHGTPGDYDILKSEEEILRLLRTGAK, from the coding sequence ATGAATAAGTCAAATGATTGTTGTCAGTCCGATGAGGAGTTATGTAACGGCTGTAGAACGAAGGTAGGTGGATGCGACATCAAGACATGCTGTGTCGATAAAAACATTAACGGCTGCTGGGAATGCGAATCGTTTCTTTGTGGGAAATCTATCCACCACAACATTCGGGTACGAGCGTTTCTTCGTTGCGCGAAGGAGGACGGACTTAAAGCACTTGCTGAATTTTTATGGAACAACGCGAACTCGGGGATCCGGTATCACGGGTACCACGGCACACCTGGCGACTATGATATATTGAAGAGCGAGGAGGAGATTTTGAGGTTGCTGAGAACAGGTGCCAAATGA
- a CDS encoding helix-turn-helix transcriptional regulator yields the protein MKLERLLGIIIYLLNHETVSANRLAEKFEVSIRTIQRDIESLNFAGIPITSIQGKNGGYGIINGFKLEKQIANTEDYQFIITALTGMSSAYNNKKLEGTVEKLRSIFRQEQSVKSKVKLDFSVSREGSNINNYLGLIDEAVNKEKVIEFEYTNTCGDKTSREAEPIGVIYKWYAWYMLGYCCNKKDYRMFKVVRMSNLRNKEKSFSMVHDSFDNLLSRQEKQDIRRYMDVKLSCKEEMRISIEEYFPNASIIVKEDGDYLYHFRAPDNEMGWKGLLFSFANKIKIIEPDELIKEFLMKAEEITILYK from the coding sequence ATGAAATTAGAACGATTACTGGGAATAATTATATATTTACTAAATCATGAGACTGTAAGTGCAAATAGATTAGCGGAAAAATTTGAGGTATCGATTAGAACCATTCAACGGGATATTGAATCACTAAACTTTGCTGGAATACCTATAACATCTATACAGGGGAAGAATGGAGGATATGGCATTATAAATGGCTTTAAACTTGAGAAGCAGATAGCTAATACAGAAGATTATCAGTTTATTATTACTGCACTAACTGGAATGAGTTCGGCTTATAATAACAAAAAACTTGAGGGTACCGTGGAAAAATTACGGAGCATCTTTAGACAAGAGCAGTCTGTTAAATCCAAGGTTAAACTTGATTTTAGTGTTTCACGTGAGGGGAGTAACATAAATAACTATTTAGGTTTGATTGATGAAGCAGTAAATAAAGAAAAGGTTATAGAGTTCGAATATACGAACACATGCGGCGATAAAACATCGCGGGAAGCAGAACCGATTGGGGTTATATATAAGTGGTATGCTTGGTATATGCTTGGATATTGTTGTAACAAAAAGGATTATAGAATGTTTAAAGTTGTACGGATGAGTAATTTAAGGAATAAGGAAAAGTCTTTCTCAATGGTCCATGATAGCTTTGACAATTTATTATCCCGCCAAGAAAAGCAGGATATTAGGAGATACATGGATGTCAAGTTGTCATGTAAGGAAGAAATGCGCATTTCTATAGAAGAGTATTTTCCAAATGCAAGTATAATAGTGAAGGAAGATGGAGATTATCTATACCACTTTCGTGCACCGGATAATGAAATGGGTTGGAAGGGATTACTCTTCTCTTTTGCTAATAAAATTAAAATAATTGAACCTGATGAACTTATAAAAGAGTTCTTGATGAAAGCAGAAGAAATAACTATTTTGTACAAATAA
- a CDS encoding peroxiredoxin family protein: MGDIRLQEESISQTNNIQQEQSIEVVGIKKGNEAPDFELLNLEEQPVKLSDFKGKKVILNFWATWCPPCRIEMPHMEKYYTDYKDDTVVLAVNLTNTEKNRANVTGFIEQFGLSFPVVMDSEGDVSSKYQVVAYPTSFIIDSQGIIQEIYQGAINYELIKKALSNVD, translated from the coding sequence ATGGGGGATATTCGATTACAAGAAGAATCAATCAGTCAAACGAATAACATCCAGCAGGAGCAATCTATCGAGGTGGTAGGGATAAAAAAGGGTAACGAAGCTCCGGATTTTGAGCTGCTGAATTTGGAAGAACAGCCAGTGAAGCTTTCTGATTTCAAGGGTAAAAAAGTAATACTGAACTTCTGGGCTACGTGGTGCCCACCATGTAGAATTGAAATGCCCCATATGGAAAAGTATTATACTGATTACAAGGATGATACAGTGGTTTTGGCTGTGAATTTAACCAATACGGAAAAAAATAGAGCTAATGTAACAGGTTTTATTGAACAATTTGGATTGAGTTTTCCCGTTGTGATGGACAGTGAGGGCGATGTGAGTAGCAAGTACCAAGTAGTTGCTTATCCTACATCTTTTATAATAGATTCTCAAGGCATTATTCAAGAGATCTATCAAGGCGCTATCAATTATGAGTTAATTAAGAAAGCATTGTCTAACGTAGATTAA